The Malus domestica chromosome 10, GDT2T_hap1 genome contains a region encoding:
- the LOC139188562 gene encoding uncharacterized protein, with the protein MDPETRSKKKDPETRSKKKDPDRGRDEDGETEGETETERPRQRWRGRDRGRDGDGETEAETETERPRQRQRRRDGDGDEVVSPLMWCGSEGVGCSRGEGESAEMQRVQRVQRGRRGRMRVVHGEKERVQRVQRAMRRCRR; encoded by the coding sequence ATGGATCCAGAAACCAGATCGAAGAAGAAGGATCCAGAAACCAGATCGAAGAAGAAGGATCCAGATCGAGGGAGAGACgaagacggagagaccgagggagagacggagacggagagaccgaggcagagatggagagggagagaccgagggagagacggagacggagagaccgaggcagagacggagacggagagaccgaggcagAGACAGAGACGTAGAGACGGAGATGGCGATGAGGTGGTGTCGCCGTTGATGTGGTGTGGAAGTGAGGGTGTGGGTTGTTcacggggagaaggagagagtgcagagatgcagagagtgcagagagtgcagagagggCGAAGAGGGAGAATGAGGGTTGTTCatggggagaaggagagagtgcagagagtgcagagagcgATGAGGAGGTGTCGCCGTTGA